In Lathamus discolor isolate bLatDis1 chromosome 1, bLatDis1.hap1, whole genome shotgun sequence, the following are encoded in one genomic region:
- the LOC136015406 gene encoding single-stranded DNA-binding protein, mitochondrial-like isoform X2, with product MLRRPAWQVLRQFVRHDSDAAGTLVLERSMNRVQLLGRVGQDPVMRQVEGKNPVTIFSLATNEMWRTGESEVNQGGDISQKTTWHRISVFRPGLRDVTYQYVKKGSRIFVEGKIDYGEYIDKNNVRRQATTIIADNVIFLSEGGVKEKV from the exons ATGCTGCGGCGACCAGCGTGGCAG GTGCTTCGACAGTTTGTAAGACATGACTCTGATGCAGCTGGTACATTGGTACTCGAAAGAT CCATGAATCGTGTTCAGTTACTTGGTCGGGTTGGACAGGATCCTGTCATGAGGcaagtggaaggaaaaaatccCGTTACCATATTTTCTCTTGCAACCAATGAGATGTGGCGAACAGGGGAAAGTGAGGTAAACCAGGGAG GTGATATCAGTCAGAAGACGACATGGCACAGGATTTCTGTCTTCAGACCGGGCCTCAGGGATGTTACCTATCAGTATGTGAAGAAGGG TTCTCGAATCTTCGTTGAAGGGAAGATAGACTATGGTGAATATATCGATAAAAACAACGTGAGGCGTCAGGCCACAACAATTATAGCAG